The genomic segment GCCGACCTCATCCGGGTCGACTACGATCCCCTCCCGGTGCTGGCCGACCCCGAAGAGGCTCTGCGCCCGGGAGCGGCGCTGGTCCATGACGGCGCTCCCGACAACATCGTTTTCAGCTTCACCGTGACCAAGGGGGACGTCGAAGGCGCTCTGCGCACCGCGCCGCGGCGGCTCGCGGAGCGCTTTCGCCACCACCGCTACTGCGCGGCGCCCCTGGAGGGGCGCGGCGTGGTGGCCTGGGCCGAGCCGAAGACCGGCGTGCTCACGGTCTGGTCGTCGACGCAGATGCCGCACCTGGTGCGGCGCCAGATCGCCGCTCAGCTCGGTCTCCCGGAAGCACTGGTGCGCGTGATCGCCCCCGATGTGGGCGGCGGCTTCGGCCCCAAGGTTTTCGTCTATCCCGAAGAAGTCCTGATTCCGTATCTGTCGTTGTGCCTCCGCCGTCCGGTGAAGTGGATCGAGGACCGGCGCGAGCATTTCGTCGCGACGGCGCACGCGCGCGACCAGGTCCACTGGGTCGAGCTCGGCTTCGACCTCGACGGGCGCATCCTGGCCCTGCGCGACCGCTTCGTGCTCGACAACGGCGCCTACAATCCGATGGGCCTGACCGACGCGTACAATACGGCGGCGCACCTCCAGGGGCCGTACAGGATTCCGAACTTCTCGGTGAGCGGCACCTGCGTTTCCACCAACAAGGTGCCCAACGCTCCCTACCGGGGTGCGGGCCGGCCCGAGGCGGTTTTCGTCATGGAGCGCTCGATCGACCTCATCGCCGGCGAGCTGGGGCTCGACCCGGCCGAAGCACGCCGCCGCAACTTCGTCCGGCCGGAAGAGATGCCCTACCTGGCCGGCATGCTCTATCGCGACGGCCGGCCGATCTGCTACGACAGCGGCGACTTCCCCGAAACCCTCGCCCGCGCCCTGGCCGCCGCCGACTACGAAGGCTGGAAAAGACGCCGGGACGAGCCGGGCCGCAACGGCCGCCGCATCGGCGTCGGCATCGGCTGCTACGTGGAGGGAACCGGCGTCGGCTCGTTCGAAGGCGCGCGCGTGCGCATCGATGCCGGCGGCCGGCTGATCGTCGCGACCGGAGCCACCGCCCACGGCCAGGGTCACGAGACCGTCTTCGCGCAGATCGCGGCCGATCTGTGGGGTGTGACGCCCGACGACGTCGTCGTCATCGAAGGAGACACGGCGGCGATTCCGTTCGGTTGCGGCGCCTTCGCCAGCCGCAGCTCGGTGGCGGCAGGCTCGGCCATCTACGAGGCCTCGGCGCGCCTCCAGGAAAAAACCCGCCGGCTCGCGGCGCATCTCCTCGAGGCCCGCCCCGACGACCTCCGGTTCGGCGGCGGGAAGGTGTTCGTCCGCGAGGCGCCGGGCCGCGCGGTGACCTTCGCCGATCTGGCGCGCGCCGCGCTTCCGGGATGGGCTTCGAACATGCCCGCCGGGCTGGAGCCGGGGCTCGAGGAGACTTTCTATTACGTTCCGCCGACGGTTACCTGGGCGAACGCCGCGCACGTGGCGGTGGTGGAGGTCGACACCGAGACGGGGGAGATCCGGCTGCTCGACTACGCGGTCGCCCACGACGCGGGCAAGCTGATCAACCCGCTGTTCGTCGCCGGCCAGATCCACGGCGGGGTGGCGCAGGGAATCGGGGCGGCGCTCTACGAGGAGATCGTCTACGACGGCGAGGGGCAGCCCTTGAATCCGAGCTTCATGCACTACCTGCTGCCCTCGGCGGCCGAGATTCCGCGGATCAAGATCGTGCACCTCGATTCGCCCTCCTCGCTCAACCCGCTGGGAGTGAAAGGGCTGGGCGAGGGTGGCGCCATTGCGCCGCCGGCGGCGATCGCCAATGCCCTGGCGGACGCGCTCGGGGGCAAAAGGGCGCGCGTGAACGAGATCCCGCTTCACCCGGAGCGGGTCCTCCAGATTCTCGCCGACGCGGAGGGCGCGAAGTGAAACCCGCCCCTTTCGACTATCTCCCGGCGAAAAGCCTGGACGAGGCGCTCGAGGCCCTCGGGAGGAACCCTCGCGGCGCGAAGCTGATCGCCGGCGGGCAGAGCCTGGTCCCGATGCTCAACCTGCGCCTCCTGCGGCCGGCGCTGCTCGTTGATCTCAACGGCGTTCCCGGCCTCGACGGCATCGCCGAAGTCCCCGGCGGGCTGGTGGTCGGAGCGGCAACGCGGCAGAGCGCGGTGGAGCGCTCAGCCGTCGTGCGGGAGAAGTGTCCGGTGCTCCCGGAGGCGATCCGCCACATCGGCCATGCGGCGATCCGTCATCGCGGCACGATCGGCGGCAGCCTGGCGCACGCGGATCCGGCGGCGGAGCTTCCGGCCGTTGCGCTGGCGCTCGACGCCGAGCTCGAGATCGCCCGCAACGGCGCTTCGCGGACGGTGCCGGCGCACGACTTTTTCGTCGACTATCTGACCACGGTGCTCCGGCCCGAAGAGATCCTGCTCCGCATTCGTTTCCCGGCCCTGGGGCCGCGGAGCGCCGGCGCCGTCGAGGAGATCGCCCGGCGCCGCGGCGACTTCGCCATCGCCGGCGTGGTGACGGTGGTCGAGCTCGACGGCGCCGGCAGGATTGCCCGCGCGTGCGTTGCGCTTTTCGGCGTTGCGCCGGTCCCGGTGCGCGCCCGCGCCGTGGAGTCCGCGCTCGCCGGCGGGCGGCCGGGTCCGGCGCAGATCCGCGAGGCGGCGGCCCTGGTCGATGCCGCCATCGATCCGCCCTCGGATATTCACGCTTCGAGCGCGTACCGGCGGCGGGTGGCGAGCGTGCTCACCGCGAGAGCTCTCGGGCGCGCGCTGGAGCGGGCGGAGGGTGGCGCTCCATGAGACCCGTACGGACCATAGAGATCGTCGCCAACGGCAGGCGCTACAGGGAGGCGGTCGAGCCGCGGCTTTCACTGGCGGACTTTCTGCGCGACCGGCTCGGGCTGACCGGGACACACCTCGGCTGCGAGCAGGGAGTTTGCGGCAGCTGCACGGTGCTCCTGGACGGCAAGACCGTCCGCTCCTGCCTCGTGCTCGCGGTGCAGGCCGACGGGCGATCGGTCACCACCGTGGAAGGGCTGGCGGGAGGGCCGGAAGATCCCGGCGGGCTGCACCCGGTCCAGCGGGCCTTCCTGGAGGCGGCCGCATTTCAGTGCGGCTACTGCACGCCGGGCTTTCTCCTGACAGTCGACGAGCTCCTGCGCGAGAACCCGGCGCCTTCGGAAGAGGAGATCCGCGAGCGGCTGAGCGGCAATCTCTGCCGCTGCACCGGCTACCAGCACATCGTCGACGCGGCGCTGCGGGCGGCCGCGCGCCCGCGCCCGGAGCAAAACCATGGCGGTCATCCTGCGCCTTAAGGACGTCCGCAAGGTCTGGCGCATCGAGCGGACCAACGAGGAGGTCGTGGCGCTCGCCGGCATCGACCTCGAGGTCTCGCAGGGAGAATTCCTCGTTCTGGTCGGGCCGTCGGGTTGCGGCAAATCGACCCTGCTGCAGATCATCGCCGGGCTGGAGACGGCGGCCGGCGGAACCGTGGAGATCCTCCGGGCGGCGGACGGGCAGAAGCAAACCGGCATGGTTTTCCAGGAGTATGCGCTCTTCCCGTGGCGTACGGTGCTGGAGAACATCGCCTTCGGTCCCGAGGCTCGCGGTATCCCGCGCGCCGAGCGCGAGGCCAACGCCCGCAGGCTCATCGACCTCGTCCATCTCAAGGGCTTCGAGAGCCGCTATCCGCACGAGCTTTCCGGGGGCATGCGCCAGCGGGTCGCGCTCGCCCGGGCGCTGGCCAACGATCCGGCGATTCTGCTGTTCGACGAGCCGCTCGCATCGCTCGACGCTCAGACGCGCAGGGTGCTGCAGGCCGAGCTGGTCCGGATCTGGCAGGAAACCAGGCGGACCTTCATCTACGTCACCCATGCTCTCGAGGAGGCCGTGCTGCTCGGCGACCGGGTCGTGCTCTTCACGGCGCGCCCGGGCCGCATCAAGGAAATCGTGCCGGTCCGCCTGCCGCGGCCGCGCAGCATCACGGGCCGCGCGGAAGCCGAGCTGCTCGAGTATCTCTCGGAGCAGATCCGCGAGGAGGTGGAGCGCTCGCTGCGGGCGGAAGGGCTGGCGTGAGCGGGCGCGTCATCGTGCAGGAGAGGAGAACCCCGCCATGGGAAAACGTTATCGGCCGCTTCGGATCGTTTCGCCGATCGCCTTTCTCGGCCTCTGGGAAATCGCCGTTCGACTGGCGGACATCGATCAGCTGCTGATCCCGTCCCCGGTTTCCGTCGTGCGCACCATGTTCGACCTCACGATCGACGGCCGGCTGCCCTGGGCGATCGGCGTAAGCCTCGTGCGCGTGCTGCAGGGTTTCGTCTACGGCGCCGCGCTGGGGATCGTGGTGGGACTTCTGGTCGGCTGGTTCCGGGCCGTCGAGGACGCCGTCGACCCGCTGGTCGCCGCGATCTACCCGATTCCCAAATCGGCCCTTTTCCCCCTCTTCATCCTGTGGTTCGGTCTCGGCGAGACCTCCAAGGTGATGACGATCATGATCGGCGTGCTGTTCCTGGTGCTCATCAACACCGTGACGGGCGTGAAGTCGCTGGATCCCGTGCTGCTCAAGGCGGCGCGCGATCTCGGCGCGAACCAGCGCCAGATCTTCACCAAGGTCGTGATTCCCGGCGCGTTGCCGAACATCTTCACCGGGCTGAGGCTCGGCGCGGGCATGGCGCTGATTCTCGTCTTCATCACCGAAATCGAGGCGACCCGCGAGGGTCTGGGTTTTCTGCTCTGGGAGTCTTATCAACTGTTGCTGGTCAAGCAGGTGTTCGGCTGCACGATCGCGTTCGGCATCCTCGGCATCCTGAGCACCTGGAGCCTGCAGTGGCTGGAGCGAGCCTGCTGCCCCTGGCGGCGGGTCTGACCCGGAGGCGCGGGAGAAAGGAAAGAGCGCATGGCGGAACGACCTCTGGTCGTGCAGGGAGGAAAGCTGATCGACGGGACCGGACGGCGCCCGGTCGAAAACGCGGCGATCGTGATCCGCGGCGGCCGGTTTCAGGCGGTCGGAAGAACGGGAGACGTCCCGATTCCGCCCGACGCCGAGGTGATCGACGTCCGGGGCAAGACCATTCTCCCGGGCTTCATCGACGGCCACGGCCATCTGGAAGATTTCCACGGCGAGCTCTACCTCCATCTGGGGATCACCACCTGCGCCTCGATCGAGCTCTACCAGGACGGTCCCTGGACGCGGGCGCAAAAGCAGGGAACCGACCTGGGGAAGATCCGCGGCCCGCGCATCTGGATGTCCGGCCGGGCGATCGGCGCGCCGGGCACCGGACACGACGCCTTCGGCTCGCGTACGCTTCGCGACAACATCATCGTGACCACCCCCGACGAGGTGCGCGCCGCCGTGAGGCGGAAAAAAGAGCTCGGCTGCGACATCCTCAAGGTCAACGAGTTCCTTTCCATGGAGCTGTTGAAGGTGGCGGTGGAGGAGGCGCACCGGCTCGACATGCCCGTGGCCGCCCACAGCTGGGACGCGGTCGGCTCGTCGCGGGCGGGCGTCGACGCTATCGAGCACATCTGGTCGGTCGGCTACAGCTCCATTCCCTACGTGCCCGCCCGACGCAAGCTCGCCGAGGATCGGCTGGGCGGGGTGATCGACCAGGAGCTCGCCGGCGCCTACTACCAGACGGAAAACTACGGCGCGGTGATCGCGGCCATGGTCGAGCACGGCGTCGCGTTCACGCCCACGATCGCCAAGTGGCTGCGTCCCCTTTCGCCGAGCGCGGAACGCTTCCGGGCCCGCGAGAACCAGATCCTGAGCCATCCGGAGGCCGACCTGCCCGCCTCGGTGCGCGCCGTGACCGAGAACGCTTACGACAAGCTGCTCAAGCGCTACACCCCCGAGCAGCTCGCGCAGGCGCGGGTCGGCTACGAAAAGGCGAACGAGTTCATCCGCCGTTTCGTCGAAGCCGGCGGCCTGCTGAAGGAAGGCTCCGACCCGCCTCGCGGGATGGCCGCCTTGCTGATGCACGAGGCGCTGGTGATGGACGTCGAGGCGGGCGTGCCGCCGCTGACCGCGATCCAGGCGGCAACCCTCAACGTGGCGAAGGCCTTCAAAAAGGACAGGGATTACGGCAGCGTCGAGCCGGGCAAGGTGGCCGACCTTTCCATCGTCGAGGGCGACCCGCTCCAGGACATCTGGGCCACGCAAAACGTGAAGATGGTGGTCATGGACGGAAAGGTAATCGATATCGAGTTCCACCGCTACAAGAACCCGATTCCTTCGTTCTACTCGTACCAGAGCCTCCCGCTCGACCTCGAGGTCTCTCCTTTGTTTCTCGTCGAGGGGACGGGCCCGACGACGCTGCGCGTGCGCTCGAAAGGAGGCATGTGGCCGTTTCACCGCGTCCTGCTGAACGGCCGGCCGCTGCCGACGAGCTTCGTCTCGAAAAACGAGCTGAAGGCCGTGATCGCGCCCGAAGCGATCCCGACGGCGGGCACTTACATCGTCACCCTGAAGTGCGAAGGAGAAACTCTTCCCGAGTCGCACCGGGCCCATCTGGTCGTCGGTTTCAAACCCTAGCCCGGACCCGGCCTCGAGCGAAGTTGCGTTCCACCGATGAAGCTTACGATCGATACGAAGCTGAACCTCAACGACGGTCATTCGATTCCCCGGCTCGGGCTCGGCGTGTGGCAGATCCGCGCGGGGCGATCGTGCGAAGCCGCGGTGCTCGCGGCCCTGGAAGCGGGGTACCGCCACATCGACACGGCGTCCTTCTACGGCAACGAGGAGAGCGTCGGAAGCGCCGTCAGAAAGAGCGGGATTCCGCGGGAGCAGATCTTCGTCACCACCAAGCTCTGGAACAGCGACCACGGAAATCCCGAGCGCGCCTTCGACGCGAGCCTGCGCCGGCTCGGCCTCGACTACGTCGATCTCTATCTGATTCACTATCCCGTGCGCGAGCGGCGGCAGAGCTGGCGTGTGCTCGAGCGGCTGCGCGAGAAGGGCAAGGCGCGCTCGATCGGCGTCAGCAACTTCACCGCGAGGCACCTGACCGAGCTGCTTGCCGGGTCGACGACGGTCCCCGCCGTGAACCAGGTCGAGCTCCACCCCTACCTCTATCAGAAGGAACTGATCGATTTCTGCCGGGAGAGGAAGATCGCCGTCGAGGCGTACAGTCCACTGACGCACGGCGAGCGGCTGAACGATCCGAGGCTCGCCGCGGTCGCCGCCCGGTACTCGTCGGGCCGCAGCGGGAAGACGAAATCGCCCGCTCAGGTCCTCATTCGCTGGGCGCTGCAGCACGACCTCGTCGTGATTCCCAAGTCGGCCGAGCGCGAGCGCATCTTCGAGAACGCCGACGTTTTCGATTTCGAGATCAGCCCGGAGGACATGCGGCTCCTCGACGGCCTGAACGAAAACCTCAGGACCTGCTGGGATCCGACGCACGCGCCGTAACGAGGGAGAGCCGCGCGCTTTCCCGCTTACCTGCGGACCGACGGCGCGCCGCCTTCGGTGCGCGGCCGGACGGCCCCCTCCTGCGCCGAGGCGCGGTTTCGATGCTCCCGCCTCCGTCCGGAGGAAGCTCCGCCGGCGGGGTGTTTTTTCTCCGGAGGAATGCTATGGTGCGTGCGCGCCGGCCGGCGCGCGCCGCGCCATCGCGTGAAAAAGCGACGGCGGGCTTCGCCGGCCGCAACGTCCGAGGAGGTGACCCATGCCGGTCAAGGTGATGCGGATCGAGGATGCGCCGATCAGGATCATGCGCTGGAACCGGGGCAAGGCGCTCCGGCTGGTGGACGAGGCCGACGGCGCGAAGAACGTCGACGTGCACATCAATCTCATCAACGTCGACTCCGGTCCGGGGCCGACTCACTACCACGCGAAGGCCGAAAACGTCTACGTGGTTCTCGAGGGAACCGTCGAGGCGATCGTCGAGGGCAAGAAATACCGGCTCGGCCCGGGAGAGGTCGCCTTCATTCCGCCCGGCGTGAGGCACGCCGCCGGCAACTGCGGCGACACCGTCGCCCGCGTGCTGGAGATCTACGCGCCCGCCGGCGAGGACTTTCACATCGTCGACGACTCCGAGAACCGCTGAGGCGCGATGCGGTTCGGCGTCCTGTTGCCTCACTTCGGCAAGCAGGCCTCGCGCTCGCGCATCATCGACGGCGCGTGCATGTGCGAGGAGCTGGGCTTCGACTCGGTCTGGGTCCGGGATCATCTCCTCTGGAACCCTCACGGAATGGAGCGCTCGGACCTCACGTTCATCGAGCCTTTCGTCA from the Candidatus Zixiibacteriota bacterium genome contains:
- a CDS encoding xanthine dehydrogenase family protein molybdopterin-binding subunit, which translates into the protein MQEPSSGFIGRGLTPDKTSRFLTGRGTYVADIRLPSMAHAALARSLHAHARIRVDASEARSLEGVLGVWTGAEIAGRIAPFPESFEIHPAAWLEGVKPLLRGPRPEALAREKVHYVGEPLAVVVAEDRHLAEDAADLIRVDYDPLPVLADPEEALRPGAALVHDGAPDNIVFSFTVTKGDVEGALRTAPRRLAERFRHHRYCAAPLEGRGVVAWAEPKTGVLTVWSSTQMPHLVRRQIAAQLGLPEALVRVIAPDVGGGFGPKVFVYPEEVLIPYLSLCLRRPVKWIEDRREHFVATAHARDQVHWVELGFDLDGRILALRDRFVLDNGAYNPMGLTDAYNTAAHLQGPYRIPNFSVSGTCVSTNKVPNAPYRGAGRPEAVFVMERSIDLIAGELGLDPAEARRRNFVRPEEMPYLAGMLYRDGRPICYDSGDFPETLARALAAADYEGWKRRRDEPGRNGRRIGVGIGCYVEGTGVGSFEGARVRIDAGGRLIVATGATAHGQGHETVFAQIAADLWGVTPDDVVVIEGDTAAIPFGCGAFASRSSVAAGSAIYEASARLQEKTRRLAAHLLEARPDDLRFGGGKVFVREAPGRAVTFADLARAALPGWASNMPAGLEPGLEETFYYVPPTVTWANAAHVAVVEVDTETGEIRLLDYAVAHDAGKLINPLFVAGQIHGGVAQGIGAALYEEIVYDGEGQPLNPSFMHYLLPSAAEIPRIKIVHLDSPSSLNPLGVKGLGEGGAIAPPAAIANALADALGGKRARVNEIPLHPERVLQILADAEGAK
- a CDS encoding xanthine dehydrogenase family protein subunit M; translation: MKPAPFDYLPAKSLDEALEALGRNPRGAKLIAGGQSLVPMLNLRLLRPALLVDLNGVPGLDGIAEVPGGLVVGAATRQSAVERSAVVREKCPVLPEAIRHIGHAAIRHRGTIGGSLAHADPAAELPAVALALDAELEIARNGASRTVPAHDFFVDYLTTVLRPEEILLRIRFPALGPRSAGAVEEIARRRGDFAIAGVVTVVELDGAGRIARACVALFGVAPVPVRARAVESALAGGRPGPAQIREAAALVDAAIDPPSDIHASSAYRRRVASVLTARALGRALERAEGGAP
- a CDS encoding (2Fe-2S)-binding protein; the encoded protein is MRPVRTIEIVANGRRYREAVEPRLSLADFLRDRLGLTGTHLGCEQGVCGSCTVLLDGKTVRSCLVLAVQADGRSVTTVEGLAGGPEDPGGLHPVQRAFLEAAAFQCGYCTPGFLLTVDELLRENPAPSEEEIRERLSGNLCRCTGYQHIVDAALRAAARPRPEQNHGGHPAP
- a CDS encoding ABC transporter ATP-binding protein — translated: MAVILRLKDVRKVWRIERTNEEVVALAGIDLEVSQGEFLVLVGPSGCGKSTLLQIIAGLETAAGGTVEILRAADGQKQTGMVFQEYALFPWRTVLENIAFGPEARGIPRAEREANARRLIDLVHLKGFESRYPHELSGGMRQRVALARALANDPAILLFDEPLASLDAQTRRVLQAELVRIWQETRRTFIYVTHALEEAVLLGDRVVLFTARPGRIKEIVPVRLPRPRSITGRAEAELLEYLSEQIREEVERSLRAEGLA
- a CDS encoding ABC transporter permease yields the protein MGKRYRPLRIVSPIAFLGLWEIAVRLADIDQLLIPSPVSVVRTMFDLTIDGRLPWAIGVSLVRVLQGFVYGAALGIVVGLLVGWFRAVEDAVDPLVAAIYPIPKSALFPLFILWFGLGETSKVMTIMIGVLFLVLINTVTGVKSLDPVLLKAARDLGANQRQIFTKVVIPGALPNIFTGLRLGAGMALILVFITEIEATREGLGFLLWESYQLLLVKQVFGCTIAFGILGILSTWSLQWLERACCPWRRV
- a CDS encoding amidohydrolase family protein, giving the protein MAERPLVVQGGKLIDGTGRRPVENAAIVIRGGRFQAVGRTGDVPIPPDAEVIDVRGKTILPGFIDGHGHLEDFHGELYLHLGITTCASIELYQDGPWTRAQKQGTDLGKIRGPRIWMSGRAIGAPGTGHDAFGSRTLRDNIIVTTPDEVRAAVRRKKELGCDILKVNEFLSMELLKVAVEEAHRLDMPVAAHSWDAVGSSRAGVDAIEHIWSVGYSSIPYVPARRKLAEDRLGGVIDQELAGAYYQTENYGAVIAAMVEHGVAFTPTIAKWLRPLSPSAERFRARENQILSHPEADLPASVRAVTENAYDKLLKRYTPEQLAQARVGYEKANEFIRRFVEAGGLLKEGSDPPRGMAALLMHEALVMDVEAGVPPLTAIQAATLNVAKAFKKDRDYGSVEPGKVADLSIVEGDPLQDIWATQNVKMVVMDGKVIDIEFHRYKNPIPSFYSYQSLPLDLEVSPLFLVEGTGPTTLRVRSKGGMWPFHRVLLNGRPLPTSFVSKNELKAVIAPEAIPTAGTYIVTLKCEGETLPESHRAHLVVGFKP
- a CDS encoding aldo/keto reductase, whose translation is MKLTIDTKLNLNDGHSIPRLGLGVWQIRAGRSCEAAVLAALEAGYRHIDTASFYGNEESVGSAVRKSGIPREQIFVTTKLWNSDHGNPERAFDASLRRLGLDYVDLYLIHYPVRERRQSWRVLERLREKGKARSIGVSNFTARHLTELLAGSTTVPAVNQVELHPYLYQKELIDFCRERKIAVEAYSPLTHGERLNDPRLAAVAARYSSGRSGKTKSPAQVLIRWALQHDLVVIPKSAERERIFENADVFDFEISPEDMRLLDGLNENLRTCWDPTHAP
- a CDS encoding cupin domain-containing protein; this translates as MPVKVMRIEDAPIRIMRWNRGKALRLVDEADGAKNVDVHINLINVDSGPGPTHYHAKAENVYVVLEGTVEAIVEGKKYRLGPGEVAFIPPGVRHAAGNCGDTVARVLEIYAPAGEDFHIVDDSENR